In Euphorbia lathyris chromosome 2, ddEupLath1.1, whole genome shotgun sequence, the sequence TATAACATTGGcaatcaagagcaattttactaaTAGCATccaaaatgatacaattttagcCTTAAAGTTTGCAAGTTGGCCAATGTTACTCTTAATGTTTGAAAGTTTAACCATTTTGCAGTTATTATTAACTTCATGCAGTTTTGAAGCTCATTATCTCCACTCTATTATATATAATGTTATCACTCATCGCTAATAGATTAAAGACATATGTTCAcacaaaatatataattttttattacgtGCATGTATTAGATATATATTGTTTATTTGtatttagggttaattacaaaaaactaccctgtggtttggaATTTTTGCGATGtagtacctgtggtatttttttttacaaacgcaACCCTATGGTTGTCATCTTCttttctgacttttcttttctGACATTTTTACTTTTCTTTTCTGACTTTTTGGGttgacttcttcttcttcttcttcttcttaatttCCAGACGTGAAGAACGTTTGGAAAttctagatttctggaattttcagaattaaaaaaaattagaagaaaaaaagaaaaagaaaaaataggaggaagaagagaagagaggaggaagaaaaagaagaaaagggaggaggagaaggaggaggagaagttGAATCAAACGATgaagaaggagagagaaattaaaaattaaaaaaaatgaaaaaatcgaatttcctaaattgttcctgtgccacgtcagcttttTAACAGAATTTCGGCCGTCTCCTTTATTTGTCTAACGGTGACAAGCACATGgttgtgtttgtaaaaaaaaaaaataccatagATACCACATTGCAAAATGTCCAAACCACatagtagtttttttttatataattaactcTTGTATTTATCCTAAATAGTTAGTTACTTGATTATAGCCATCATTATAGGATTAGAGTTTCATTATGATTGAGATTGTACTCTGTATATATATAATCCACACATGAATAATAAATCATCAAGAGTTGCACTCTATCATAGATAGAGTCAACTTaatttattcaatcaataaggAATATTGGAGAAGCTTCTTGCCATGAATTTTCTATATTAAGTGGTCTTTGGAGACTCAGAAAATGGTATGCTCGGAGATGCCAAGTGAAGATGGAGGATTTGGATTTGATGACTTTTAATGGCTCTTCTCATTgctttcctcctcctcctcctcctcctagCTTAGTTAGAATTATTATTGTGATCCATATATTATTATTCATATTGGaatttcatatttcttcaattttcATTTCTTATACATCAATTTCCTTTGCTCTTTAATGGACAGGTTTCCATTTATCTATCTATATTTATGAATTAATTTGTTATTGTTGAAAACCATGTGTGGACTTTCTATTTTATTAAGCAATGAAAGAGAAGGTAATTTCCAAGCTGACTTGTATCTATTGAAGTTTGCTTTCTCCACTACAAAAGAGTAACAGAGAAAGTTCTGTATAGTTTCATGATTTTCAATTACAGTGTATGTAGTATGTTCTCTAATCTAATGGATACCTATCTCACTCACAAATATTTTTAAGATTTGTATCTTCTAGTATCTCATAACGTTAATTAATATATGAATACATAAACCTAGTTCACATCAAACGTACGTTTGTTTCAGACAATAAGAAATTCCAACAttcaacaacaataaaaagtCGGTTGCTTGAGACTTGTAAATGGCTAATTTGAAGCTTGAATTATTTGCAAGAGATGCTCGATTTTGTACTTCATAACAGGCTGACCACGCCTAGTCCTCTTGAACATCTTCTGTTTTTCAGCTTTTCTCTGAGCTTCAGCCTTTTCTTTTGCTTCCTTTCTTGTCTTAATAATTGCCTCTCTCTCCATTCtttccttctctttctcttcttgCTGTTTCTCATACAATTCTCTCAAACTATTTGAacctcttttcttcttcctttttatcattttaccAGCTTCCACAGTTTCATTCTTATCCTGTAAATACAGTGCGCAACCAAATTTAAGTGCATACTGACACCTAAATAAACTTGATCCAACAACTTAGAAACTTGACAATAAAAGAAGCATTTCAATTCGGAATCCAAATCAAAGATCAATTGcctccttttctttttcatatATCCAACACATTCATATAGTGTTCCAGTTATGGCATACTGTTACTCAAATCAAACAGAAAGCTACCAGTTCTAAATGTATTATGAAGATTAGAGTACTATACCACCACCAGTCTAACAGCTGAAGAGACACCATTCTGCTGATTTTGTTGTTTTAGCTTTCTCTTGAACTTGCTCACAAACTTGGCATTCTTATACAACTCTTTCTGCTGCTCTGAAACCAAACACAgtcaaaatatcaaaatatacaAAATTAACCAATCAATTAAAACTTAAATTCTTCTTTATATGCCTAATTCATGGAAACAAAGGGAAAGTACAAAAGATAACTGGTAGAGCATACAATATTTCACCATTGCAGCATGTGATGTGCTGAGAGTCAATAGGGCAACTTTTATCTCCATTTTAGCAGTCCTATTTGTCCGTCCATTTGCCAGTCTTAAAAACTTCCTTTTAGTATCTAAACCACTTATTAAAATAGCATAACATGATTACCAGCTCAAGGATGGATGCATCAATGCAAAATCTTTTTAAGGATATCAAGTGTCCACATTGTATATTCAACACAAAAATTGCATTCAGAAGATGAAATCCGGAAACAAggctcttttctttccttttttcccCAAAACATTAGAATTAAAGCCTGCACTCGTTCGTAGACAAGATGAACTAAAATTGAAACTTTTCAGAATGTGAATTCTTAAAAAATagttaataaaaacaaaatgtcAAAAACACACTTCAAACTCACATACGACCCGAACAAAATTCAATATTCGAAACTTATACAATCGAGCTCAATCCGACAAATTCCAATTACCACAGAAAGAGCTATTGTATACttgtatttaataaaaaaaaatcgaatgaacggaaaagaagaagaaggagaagaaaagtTGGTACTTATAAGAGCGGGATTGTAGTGAGTGGTGGTGGATTTGGCATTCGCAAAGGCTTCAAGTGAAAGACCATGCCCTCCTAATCTGGTTATGTTCTTTTTCATCTTCATACTACTAGTAGATATTGAGCCATTGGCCTTCTCCTTTTCCGGATTACCTCTAGACACCCGATTTTTCATTTTGCTGGAAATTATCGAAATTGATCGATCAAATAACAGCAATTTCGGAACCCTAATTTCGCCCAATGCACGGAGAAATACAAATACTAGAACGGGAGAAAGGAATAGAGAGCTGTTCAGATGTCTGCTAGAACATAGTAAGTATGTGGTGTCAGCCAATGGCAATGAGGTAAATTAACAATTATATTTCAATTTCGGAAAGTGATTTGCTTCACGCCGCCCCTTAATTCCCACATACCGCCTCCAATTTACAATTTTGCCCCTTCCCTTATATTTGCAATATTAAGTTCAAATTCAATTTCTAACTTCCAAACACTTTAGttcaaaccaaaagaaaacCCGGACTAATTATGGCTGGACGTGGAGGTAAAGGAAAGTCAATCGGGCTCATTTCGGTACgtgtttctaatttttttcaatttttttttttttttttaagttttctgTCCCAAAATTCGGGACAGAAAAGTTTATTTTGACGAccatggcgggtccaggacccgccatggTCATATGcgtggcgggtccaggacccgccatgcTCAAAACCGTGGCGGGTGCTGGACCCGCCTTGGTTTTGAgcatggcgggtcctggacccgccacgCATATGAccatggcgggtcctggacccgccatggTCTTAATactggcgggtcctggacccgcccgtCAAGAGATAgcggcgggtcctggacccgccgaTGTAATTTCGAAGTCGTTTTCTGTCCCGATTTTTGGGACAGAAAactaacaactaaaaaaaattagaaatatttagcgcatttattttagaaatattaacgtgtttttttagaacatatttagcgtatcttttttagaacatatttagtgtattttttagaacatatttagtgtattttttttgtagaacttTAACGTGTagtttttgtaaatatttaggGATTGTATTTAGCGTATTGCTTTTAGTAACTGTTGAATGTTTATTTTCCAGCGTGCCATTGAAGAGGGTTCCGGACCTCGCCATCCTGCTAGACGTGGTGTTACAGCATCTGTTCGGAGGGACCGAGAAGCCGAGAAGCTCATGGCGGATGCTCAAAGGGCGCACGTGACAGTACAGCGGCCCATGAGTGACGATGAGGATTATGCTACCATGGATGCTGGTGAGGACCTTCCCGAGAGCGACCCTAGCCCAATTCGTCGGGGGTCGAAGGGGAAGGGTGCTCGTGCCGAGTCATCtggtaaataatttacatttttatcataatttttatttattaatttactttACTATAGAAAAATGGTATAAATGTTATATGTTTAATACTATATTGTAGGAAGTAGTAAGCGCTCGAGGAATGTTGTAGAGGATGACTGGATTGTCACGGATCCGGTCCCCGGTGGTCCAATTGATGGTACTGTGATTCCCAGCTTCTTGGGACATGTCGCTTCTACCATATGGACCGGACAGCTGAGGTCGGAGCTCAGGGGCCACACTAGAGGGACATTCTGCAGGAAATTAAATGACTGGTATAAGAGTGCTCGTCCAGAGGTCAGGGCGCTTATACGGGGATCGCAACTATCACACCTCCCATCTACCATGTACACACACATTGATATGCCCCTTATATGTGCTtttgtggagcggtggcagccagatacatcatcatttcacatgccatttggggagatgacgattaTGCTGCATGACGTCTGGGAGATTCTACGTATCCCAGTGGAGGGGCGGCTGGTGTCTGATAGCATTGGTGGGGAACAACTTCAGTCGGTAGTGATGGAGGTGTTTGGGGTGAATAGAAATGAGCTGCTGGCTACCCATTGGAAAGGTGGCGGGGTATTCTGCAATTCAGTTGTCTCTTTATGCTCTGTAGGTCGGATGTCTGAGTTTGAGGCTATCGGGTGGATGTTTTTGATGTTCGGTACCACCTTGTTTATAGACAAGAGTAGCGACCGAATCCGACCCGCGTGCGTACTAGAGGTGCAGGATGGGGTAGAGGATGTGGCTGGCTACTCCTAGGGCACAGCTACACTAGCATACCTATACCGGCAGCTAGGTGTTGCTAGTAGAGGAGATTGTGGACAGATAGCGGGTTGTTTGACTTTTTTGCAAGCGTGGATATACGAATATTTTCCGTGTTTCAGACCTCAGCGAGAGGGTCTCACACCCCATCCGGATGCTCCCCGAGCTCGTATCTGGATCACGACACAGCAGTCTAGGACAGAGACTCGTTTCAGACCCAACGGTAGCTAGATTCGGTCTCATCCTGCATAATCGCATACGCGATTTTGAAATTGTTGTTGCATGgagtcatcccaacaatttcgAAGAATGGCATTCTGTACTTGTTGGTCTTGTATGTTGAATCCATGCCAATATACCAGTGGTACGTCCGTAGTAATTCAACAGAagctggatgtgccataaatacatGTGTTAACACATTAGTTTCCGAATCAGCAAGCGAAGCATGATAATACTTGTTCGTGACGGCAAGGTGGAAAAACTGACTAATCATATCTCTACCCTCAAACCCATCCTTCCTCAACCGGTCTCTATAATTGTATACATGCTTTATTGTTGGGTTATCTTCTGGATGTTTCGTACGAAGTGCCGTCATAATAGCACACGGCTTTGCTTGATACGAACTCATGTCACGCACAATTAGCTTCGCTGTTGGACTAAGACCGCTAATCTGTCGGTGTCCCTCCGCATAAACTATCATTTCATGATTATGCGTACTCAGCTCCCCAACATTAGCAACGATCTGCCAACCCGAAAAATCTTGCAACTGCCTGACTTTTAGCCGAAATGGACAGCCACAcgctttagtttttgttttcctactccaTCTTCTAAGGGAATAGGCAATCCTCTATACCGTTCGCCACGTGAACATCTCAGAAGAGTTTGTTTACCTCCGTGTTTATGCGAAGAAATAACGATCTCGAAACCATTTTTGATTGCAATGTTTTTCGCCCATTGAATTGCTTCCACATTTGTTTGAAATACCGTGCTCGTTATGAAATAAGGACTATAATCGATTCCGTCGCCAACCCAAACTCTAGCTGCCTCCTGAAAATACATGCAAAACGGACTAATGTTAGATTAGTCGCAAAACGGGTCCTTGGACCTCCTGCACATAGgcaggcgggtccaggacccgccaacATTTAAAGGGAGGCGGGTCCAGAACCCGCCTCCATTCAGACGCGGGCGGGTCACGGACCCGCCCCCCTTAAGACgagggcgggtccaggacccgccccCCTTCAGACGAGGGCGGGTCATGGACCCGCCTACGTCTGAACCggggcgggtcctggacccgcccaAGTCTTAAGGGGGGCGGGTCCGTGACCCGCCCctcacaaaattaaaaaaaaataaagcaatttataacttaaatttaaaaaaattaaaaaaatattaaatcattaCCTCATCTTCGGAGTTTTCGTGTTCCGGCGTTCTCGGATCCATAATTTTTTGTTACGTGCTTTGTTCGggtgtgagagagagagagaagggtgatttcaaattttttaaaaaaataatggaaGGGGCATAATGGGTATGTAAGGGGCGGGGGCTGTAAAAAAGGGGCGGTGTACGGTAACGCCCTTTCGGAAATACGGCGCTGTTTAGTCAAGCGTCACTATTTGATTTGGGATCCATTACTATCTGAGCTTGGGCTCACCAAAATCTTTCCTTCCAGTTTGGGAGGATTCGTGAGAGACCAATAAGGTGAACTTGGATGGATTGATTAAAAATTAGAATAGGTTTTTCTCGCCAATGAGGGTTGGTCTGAGTGGTAAAGCGTTGAACCTCTGTTTGAAAGGTTTGAGGTTTGATTCCCCACTCTAATCTTAATAATTAagattaattttacttttaaagttagcaaattttattttgtttttaattctaTACCAATTACATTTCATTTGGTTctgaaaaaacaaaatttacatttttttctgTGAATTAGTAATAGAATCAGATatgaatatttttaaattcgacaaactatttgaaatttttttgtccaacccATACAAAACACGGTGTAATTTTTTAGTTATGtttattcatatatttgtgatttgttgcTAATGAGAAATGACGcatatatgaagtgtagatgacaaaattaACGAGAagaaagacagtttgatgaattatttttcaaactgACCCAACTTACGAACATTacgagtaaaattgctcttggttgccAACATGAAATGTAAagttgcatcattttagacgttagagggtaaaattgctcataactcttaacgttaagggtatttttacactttatcccaTATGAATTAAGGCTCAAATTGTCAATGTAGCTCAAATTGAAATTTCGACACTAATTCAATTTTTGAAGTTtgtaatatttaataaattcacctaaatttaataaatttttaagtattttttgaTATATTACAAATTTTGTAAGTATTAAAGCTAATTGTATTTAAgctaatttgtcaaatattgcTAACTTTAGTGAAGGATAATCTTTAACCTCTAAGGGACGGGTAATGAACCCGGATCTATTAATAAATATACAACGGATATATGTTTACCTCTTAAGTGCAGATTCGTTGATTTGCAGCATAAGAAACAAACAATGACTCCGTATCACCAATCTAGATGAATTACACCAAAGAAGCAATCGCCGTAGGTTCACGAACTAAGAACGCACAAGAGTGGAGCGACGACTTGTGAAGGGAGAGAATGGAGGAATTGCCTTTTGCAGTCTTAGCAATATTTGTTGTGTTCTCTGTGTATTGTCTATTACCTTTAGTCTCCCTTAACTTTCTATTTATAGCTAAGCTAAACCCTAATCTCTAATCCATAAGGTTATTGACAGGCTTAATGGACTAGTGCTGGGCTAAGACCTATTTAGTTCATTAATTCCTACATCTCCCACTCGCACGTAATAGAAACATACTCCATTACTCCGGCTCGTTCATACTCGCAAATAGTTCGTACAACTGACATACCATCAAGAACTCAAACGaaggggtacacttatcccttagtgagtctttgaGCGACAACTTATGACGCATCACCTAGGTCATGAGCTAAATCTTTCGAAGATAAAAAACAGACATTGATCTATTTCTTTAAGGAACAAAGCATTCACGAAAAAACAATATTTCAGATTACGTGTGTATATGACTTATTGGTCACACAATATGCAAACAAATTAtaatggtatatatatatatatatatgcaaaaGATGTcatatatttgaaaataatctTTGATTCGTAATCACATATTGATAATCATTTAATTAGAAAAATctctaataattatttttaaaaaaggaaaatacaCGTCTATTCATAaatctattatatataatatctaaaaattaaaaagtataattaatcatcttttaatttaactttTAATGAGAAACACGtctttgaaaaataatttttagaatCTGAAAAAAGTTTTAGTTTGTTGAcactaatttttaatttatgtaattttttaggcattttaaaataatttttaaagattaaaaacaATTTCAGAATGCTAAATAAGTTagtattaattattttgtttatccaaaaataaattaaaaattatagaaaCACCCTCAAAATATTTCAAGCATACATGGAAAAAAATGAAGCCGAGATGACGATAGGAGGTGCCGAACGTGCGCGCGATAACATGCGGCACGTGCAGGCCATGTGCCGCCCTCTAGACGGATTCTGACGGTGCAAATTTGGCCAGTGGGGGGTTTTCGGGGTCTGGGAGTTCGATTGAGTGGCCGGTTTTGGGTTTTGAGGGTCGGAAATTGGGGAACGATGCAAACATCCTCCTTCCCATGCACATTAAATTGGAAAAACGCGGCAGAAAAAATTCCAACAGTCTTAGGATGATTTTTAACGAACCAAAATCAtccgaaaacacaaaaaaacatatAGAACAAGGCATGACTCAACCACACATACAAATATTCATTCATACTAATCAAAAGAATCAATAATCATGCAAAAGGGTTCCTAATAGACGGAACACAGAGCTAATGACTTTGATACTAATGAAAGATAATCTTTAACCTATAAGTGACGCATAACAAACCTGGATCTATCAATAAATATACAATAGATATAGACTTACATTTTGTAGTACAGATCCGTTGATTTGCAGCGGAAGAAACAAACTGTGGCTCTGTATCACCGATCTAGATGAAGGCTACATCAAAGGAGCAACCACTGCAGGTTCATAAACTAAGAACGTACACCAATACCAAAgagggaggggggggggggggacagCTTGTCAAGGGATTGAAGAAAGGAATTGCCTTTTACAGTCT encodes:
- the LOC136218375 gene encoding uncharacterized protein, which encodes MKNRVSRGNPEKEKANGSISTSSMKMKKNITRLGGHGLSLEAFANAKSTTTHYNPALIKQQKELYKNAKFVSKFKRKLKQQNQQNGVSSAVRLVVDKNETVEAGKMIKRKKKRGSNSLRELYEKQQEEKEKERMEREAIIKTRKEAKEKAEAQRKAEKQKMFKRTRRGQPVMKYKIEHLLQIIQASN